One genomic segment of Alphaproteobacteria bacterium includes these proteins:
- a CDS encoding ABC transporter substrate-binding protein: MPKLRRFLARTLCATAAILAMLLPAMAQQAPVNIRLTLDWAPQPHQSPWFIAADRGYFAREGLNVQIDRGFGSGDAMAKLAAGSYDIGLGDPNMLVRWNVTNPASKVTTVFLYMDKGQHALVTLKSTGIKTMSDLAGKKIAHPPGDFIRPLWGVLSRLQNIDSSKIEWLTVQPNLRDSLLARGGADAVTAFAATTYFNLLSLNVKPEDVVLFPLGDHGFELMGNGLLVTQEYARRNPETIRKFIRATLAGMRDSLTDIPEAIRSVARRDATINPEIETARYKFMIDTSIMTPYVRANGFSVVTKERLEKLNAFLSEAAEYASAPPASDLYVDTYLPPVAELKAPQ, translated from the coding sequence ATGCCGAAATTGAGGCGTTTCCTTGCCCGAACTTTGTGCGCGACCGCCGCGATTCTCGCCATGCTTCTGCCGGCGATGGCGCAGCAAGCGCCGGTCAATATACGCCTTACCCTCGATTGGGCGCCGCAGCCCCATCAAAGCCCGTGGTTCATCGCCGCCGATCGCGGCTATTTCGCGCGCGAAGGTTTGAACGTCCAAATCGATCGCGGCTTCGGCTCGGGCGATGCGATGGCCAAGCTCGCCGCCGGATCCTATGACATCGGTTTAGGCGACCCGAATATGCTGGTCCGCTGGAACGTCACCAATCCCGCGTCGAAGGTGACGACCGTGTTCCTCTACATGGACAAGGGGCAGCACGCGCTGGTGACGCTCAAATCGACCGGTATCAAAACGATGTCCGATCTCGCCGGAAAAAAAATCGCCCACCCGCCGGGCGATTTCATCCGCCCGCTTTGGGGCGTGTTGTCGCGGTTGCAGAACATCGACTCGTCGAAGATCGAATGGCTGACCGTGCAGCCCAATCTGCGCGATTCGCTGCTGGCGCGCGGCGGGGCGGATGCTGTCACGGCCTTCGCCGCGACGACCTATTTCAATCTTCTGTCGCTGAACGTGAAGCCGGAGGACGTCGTTCTGTTCCCGCTGGGCGATCACGGGTTCGAACTGATGGGCAATGGTTTGCTGGTCACGCAGGAATATGCGCGCCGCAATCCCGAAACGATCCGCAAATTCATCCGCGCGACGCTGGCGGGGATGCGCGATTCGCTGACGGATATTCCCGAGGCGATCCGCTCGGTCGCGCGGCGCGACGCGACGATCAATCCGGAGATCGAAACCGCGCGCTACAAATTCATGATCGACACGTCGATCATGACGCCCTATGTGCGCGCCAACGGGTTCAGCGTGGTGACGAAGGAACGCTTGGAGAAGTTGAACGCCTTTCTGTCGGAAGCGGCCGAGTATGCGAGCGCGCCGCCGGCGAGCGACCTTTATGTGGACACGTATTTGCCCCCGGTGGCGGAATTGAAAGCGCCCCAGTAA